The following proteins are encoded in a genomic region of Micrococcaceae bacterium Sec5.8:
- a CDS encoding response regulator has translation MNGAQPGVRIDPTSVIRTIWNNNRDEVLARVAALEDAVAGIVEGRLSPEDRVAAEAQAHKLAGAAGTFGFGRASEAARTLEGILAGTSPIPFDRTLVATDAVVTLRGDLSQDPAPAADATVDHSSKSGPAIPAGQSAAATTAAALLAIAVTGRGRRNQLAAAATDRGFHSVTIGTHSWLPQEGPPPVAALIDLREGDGSLDLIARLAALDPPVPSLALTPSDAPCDRVSAARAGALGFLSAEASADELFSAVQDLLAPPRSPESTALILDHVPAGVSSVRAALEDAGLGVVGLTDPAQFWEVLEEKQPDLVILESGLPGAGGAELCRVLRSDVRWATLPVLLLTADDDAATVAALFNAGADDVMARPFVGTDLAGRVLNRLKRTRALRAAVLAGPDAAALAAGRAARPAAKNDAADYDVDVAVVEDDPLLAELLRHALTTRGYRLRLFTDGQAAAGELTGSPPALRPRVVLLDVDLPVLNGFGVLRQMASTGHLAGTRVIMLTAHSSETEIVNALELGAFDHVAKPFSLPVLMQRVRRALGE, from the coding sequence ATGAACGGCGCACAGCCAGGCGTCAGGATTGACCCGACGTCGGTGATCAGGACCATCTGGAACAACAACCGCGATGAGGTGCTGGCCCGCGTGGCTGCGCTCGAGGATGCGGTGGCGGGCATCGTTGAAGGGCGGTTGTCCCCGGAGGACCGCGTTGCCGCCGAAGCTCAGGCCCACAAGCTCGCCGGTGCCGCCGGCACCTTCGGCTTCGGGCGGGCTTCCGAGGCGGCCCGCACGCTGGAGGGGATCCTGGCGGGAACGAGCCCTATCCCCTTTGACCGGACCCTTGTAGCCACTGACGCGGTGGTGACCCTCCGGGGAGACCTTAGCCAAGACCCGGCGCCCGCTGCGGACGCCACGGTGGACCACTCTTCGAAGTCAGGACCGGCAATCCCGGCGGGCCAGTCTGCTGCTGCCACCACCGCGGCTGCCCTTTTGGCCATCGCGGTGACCGGCCGGGGGCGCCGGAATCAGTTGGCAGCGGCTGCCACCGACCGCGGTTTCCACTCCGTGACCATCGGTACACACAGCTGGCTGCCGCAGGAGGGGCCCCCGCCCGTTGCCGCACTGATCGACCTTCGGGAGGGTGATGGCAGCCTTGACCTGATAGCGCGCCTGGCCGCGCTGGATCCTCCCGTTCCCTCGCTGGCTCTGACGCCGTCCGACGCACCCTGCGACCGGGTTTCTGCGGCGCGCGCGGGAGCCCTAGGATTCCTCAGCGCTGAGGCGTCCGCCGATGAGCTGTTCAGCGCGGTTCAGGACCTGCTTGCACCTCCCCGTTCCCCCGAAAGCACAGCGCTGATCCTCGACCACGTGCCGGCTGGCGTGTCCTCGGTGCGAGCCGCCCTGGAGGACGCGGGGCTGGGCGTGGTGGGGCTGACGGACCCGGCGCAGTTTTGGGAAGTGTTGGAGGAGAAGCAACCGGACCTGGTGATCCTCGAATCGGGTCTGCCCGGGGCCGGCGGAGCGGAACTGTGCCGGGTACTCCGCAGCGACGTAAGATGGGCAACCCTGCCGGTGCTCCTGTTGACGGCGGACGACGATGCGGCCACCGTGGCCGCCCTCTTCAACGCCGGCGCGGACGACGTCATGGCACGGCCATTCGTCGGCACCGACCTGGCGGGGCGTGTCCTGAACCGGCTGAAACGCACGCGGGCGCTCCGGGCCGCAGTGCTGGCAGGTCCTGACGCGGCTGCGCTTGCGGCCGGCCGGGCCGCCAGGCCCGCGGCCAAAAATGATGCCGCCGATTACGATGTGGACGTTGCGGTCGTTGAAGACGATCCGCTGCTCGCGGAGCTGCTCAGGCATGCCTTGACGACGCGCGGCTACCGGCTGCGGCTCTTCACCGACGGGCAGGCTGCAGCGGGCGAGCTGACGGGCAGCCCGCCCGCGCTGCGGCCGCGCGTCGTCCTGCTCGACGTCGACCTGCCTGTCCTCAACGGGTTCGGTGTGCTGCGGCAGATGGCGAGCACGGGCCACCTTGCTGGTACGCGCGTGATCATGCTGACCGCGCACTCCAGCGAGACGGAGATCGTCAATGCCTTGGAACTGGGTGCATTCGACCACGTCGCCAAACCGTTCAGCCTGCCGGTGTTGATGCAACGCGTACGCCGGGCACTGGGAGAGTGA
- a CDS encoding response regulator: MDSPRSILLIDDDPSIREVARTVLEMVGGYDVETAASGLEGLKKARTSPPDAIVLDVMMPGLDGPGTFALLQEHPETRDVPVILLTAKTQAADRSRFAALGVAGMLPKPFDPMTLCDQIAGILGWKS; this comes from the coding sequence ATGGATAGCCCCCGAAGCATCCTCCTGATTGACGACGACCCAAGCATCCGGGAAGTTGCCCGCACCGTGCTCGAAATGGTGGGCGGATACGACGTCGAAACAGCTGCCTCCGGGCTGGAAGGCCTCAAGAAGGCGCGCACCAGTCCGCCGGATGCAATCGTGCTGGACGTCATGATGCCCGGGTTGGACGGGCCGGGCACCTTTGCCCTGCTGCAGGAGCACCCGGAAACGCGCGACGTGCCGGTCATCCTCCTGACTGCAAAGACCCAGGCGGCCGACCGCAGCCGGTTTGCCGCTCTTGGAGTAGCCGGCATGCTCCCGAAACCCTTCGACCCCATGACGCTGTGTGACCAGATAGCGGGCATTCTGGGCTGGAAATCATGA
- a CDS encoding HEAT repeat domain-containing protein, which produces MQLHDFLTGVLLAEAVILGAGLSLILGHAVFERVRAARLRPAVRVSIDTLARVLGGDPECPALPRLPLDKAIEVVAQATRSVDDVGRARLAELPAYAELAQRSARWCTSARWPRRLQGVRLLLILGAGEATFPRLLDDPRPEVRSAAAAGAANHPSPHVTARLVRMLSDEALACRITAQGALIRMGSHAVPALISHLAEEAPASLATVLRIASRVHDSTLTGPALAHRHHSDPAVRAAVAQVIASGGGTDGVEALEGSLTDPAAAVRATAADGLGGMGHWPSSPLLAERLGDPAWEVRRAAGLALARLGTPGQLYLQRALHSTDRFAQDMARQVLDRASPGYRAPEPVTPEEFADNKQEIT; this is translated from the coding sequence ATGCAGCTGCACGACTTTCTGACCGGTGTTCTGCTCGCCGAAGCCGTGATCCTCGGTGCCGGGCTGAGCCTCATCCTCGGCCATGCTGTGTTCGAACGGGTCCGCGCCGCGCGGCTGCGGCCCGCAGTGCGTGTCAGTATCGACACTTTGGCCCGGGTTCTGGGCGGCGACCCGGAGTGTCCTGCCCTTCCAAGGCTTCCGCTGGACAAGGCAATCGAAGTAGTAGCCCAAGCAACGCGCAGCGTCGACGACGTGGGCCGGGCACGACTTGCCGAGCTGCCCGCGTACGCGGAGCTGGCGCAGCGCTCCGCGCGCTGGTGCACCAGCGCCCGATGGCCCCGCCGCCTCCAGGGCGTCCGGTTGCTGCTCATCCTGGGCGCCGGCGAGGCCACCTTCCCCCGATTGCTCGATGACCCCCGTCCGGAAGTGCGCAGCGCCGCGGCCGCCGGCGCGGCGAACCATCCAAGCCCGCACGTTACCGCCAGGCTGGTCCGGATGCTCAGCGACGAGGCTCTCGCCTGCCGGATAACTGCCCAAGGCGCCCTGATCCGGATGGGCAGCCATGCTGTGCCCGCACTCATCAGCCACTTGGCCGAAGAGGCCCCGGCCTCCTTGGCAACCGTGCTCCGCATCGCCTCCCGCGTCCACGACTCCACCCTGACGGGTCCGGCGCTGGCGCACCGGCATCACAGTGATCCAGCGGTTCGGGCCGCCGTCGCTCAGGTGATCGCTTCCGGTGGCGGAACCGACGGCGTCGAGGCGCTGGAAGGGTCCCTCACTGACCCCGCGGCCGCGGTACGGGCCACGGCTGCGGACGGGTTGGGCGGCATGGGGCACTGGCCAAGCTCACCCCTGCTCGCCGAGAGGCTGGGCGATCCAGCCTGGGAAGTGCGCCGCGCAGCCGGCCTGGCGCTCGCCCGGCTCGGCACCCCCGGTCAGCTGTACCTTCAGCGGGCACTTCATAGCACGGACCGGTTCGCGCAGGACATGGCCCGGCAGGTACTGGACCGCGCCAGCCCTGGCTACCGGGCCCCGGAACCGGTCACGCCGGAAGAGTTCGCCGATAACAAGCAGGAGATCACATGA
- a CDS encoding glycosyltransferase family 2 protein, producing MILDFVTTVLAGFAWAVFAYFIVVNGCQTALLISATAAMRRHRQRVWQEDRAGLLGSAVTPTISALAPAYNEEANVAESVHALMMLQYPALEVVLINDGSGDSTLDVLIRTFDLYPIHPIFRNQVQSQPVRGLYRSKIHPQLLVVDKENGGKADALNAGLNCATGELVCAIDADTLIEPDALLRIVRPFLTDENVVAAGGTIRVANGSTVAHGRVLDARVPRGLLAGCQTVEYLRSFLFGRLGWNNLGGNLIISGAFGLFRRESVLEVGGYTHDTVGEDMELIADLRRRGQDRGTASRVDFVPDPVAWTEVPESWRVLGRQRDRWHRGLTDVLRRHRGVVFNPRYRALGVVVYPYYVVVELLGPVVEALGLVAVPLGLMLGAVDVAFAALFLAVAYGWGVLLNVAVIALEELTYRRYQRWSDLLLLLFWSVVEGVGYRQLTVYWRLLGLWRYARGSKDWGVMSRKGLGTPARV from the coding sequence ATGATCCTCGACTTCGTCACCACGGTCCTGGCAGGTTTTGCCTGGGCGGTGTTCGCCTATTTCATTGTGGTCAACGGTTGCCAGACCGCCCTTTTGATCAGCGCCACGGCGGCCATGCGCCGTCACAGGCAGCGGGTATGGCAAGAAGACAGGGCGGGCCTGCTCGGGTCCGCCGTGACACCGACCATCAGCGCCCTCGCGCCCGCGTACAACGAGGAAGCGAACGTGGCTGAAAGCGTCCACGCGCTGATGATGCTCCAGTACCCGGCGCTGGAGGTAGTGCTCATCAATGACGGCTCCGGAGACTCGACCCTCGACGTACTCATCCGCACCTTCGACCTGTACCCAATCCACCCGATTTTCCGCAACCAGGTGCAGTCCCAGCCGGTCCGCGGCCTCTACCGCTCAAAAATCCATCCCCAACTGCTGGTGGTGGACAAAGAGAACGGCGGGAAAGCCGACGCCCTCAACGCGGGCCTCAACTGCGCAACCGGCGAACTCGTGTGCGCCATCGACGCCGACACCCTGATCGAACCCGATGCGTTGCTGCGGATCGTCCGGCCTTTCCTGACCGACGAGAACGTGGTGGCCGCGGGCGGTACCATCCGTGTTGCCAATGGTTCCACGGTGGCCCACGGGCGCGTACTGGACGCGAGGGTTCCCCGGGGACTGCTTGCAGGCTGCCAGACCGTCGAATACCTCCGCTCGTTCCTGTTCGGAAGGCTGGGCTGGAATAACCTCGGCGGGAACCTGATCATCTCGGGCGCGTTCGGTCTGTTTCGCCGGGAATCCGTGCTGGAGGTGGGTGGCTACACTCACGACACAGTCGGTGAGGACATGGAACTCATTGCAGACCTGCGGCGCCGGGGCCAAGACCGCGGGACCGCGAGCCGGGTGGACTTTGTACCCGACCCAGTGGCGTGGACGGAGGTTCCAGAGTCCTGGCGGGTGCTCGGACGGCAGCGCGACCGTTGGCACCGAGGTCTGACCGATGTGCTGCGCCGGCACCGGGGTGTGGTGTTCAATCCGCGATACCGTGCGCTGGGCGTGGTGGTCTACCCCTACTACGTGGTGGTGGAGCTGCTGGGTCCGGTTGTTGAGGCGCTGGGGTTGGTCGCGGTGCCTCTGGGATTGATGCTCGGGGCGGTCGATGTGGCGTTCGCCGCGTTGTTTCTGGCGGTGGCTTATGGCTGGGGGGTGCTGTTGAACGTGGCGGTCATCGCGCTGGAGGAATTGACGTACCGGCGGTACCAACGGTGGTCCGACCTGCTGCTGCTGCTTTTCTGGAGTGTCGTGGAGGGCGTCGGCTACCGCCAGCTCACCGTTTACTGGCGGCTGCTCGGCCTATGGCGCTACGCCCGGGGCAGCAAGGACTGGGGCGTCATGAGCCGGAAAGGCCTCGGGACGCCGGCACGGGTGTGA